In one window of Micromonospora cathayae DNA:
- the clpX gene encoding ATP-dependent Clp protease ATP-binding subunit ClpX yields MGNSDPNGTDPTCSFCGKKRDKDRLVEGPGVAICDGCVDLCGEVVTDRRRQVAGFRADALPRPHDIRAFLDTYVVGQDRAKMALSVALYSHYKRVRLNTSGQRTTDVELTKSNILLLGPTGSGKTLLAQSLARNLDVPFTVADATTLTEAGYIGEDVDSILTRLVQAAGNDIRKAETGIVYIDEIDKIASSSGKAGGSRDVSGEGVQQALLKMLEGTVVTLAQNARSATAASGRGYAGREPTRIDTSNILFVVGGAFAGLEDIVAARVGRNNLGFGGAIRSRADDAEIDYFAQVMPEDLIAFGMIPEFIGRLPIITSVQKLDQATLVKVLTEPRNALSKQYRLMFELDDVELEFAPGALEAVADQAIRRGTGARGLRAILEQALITTMYDVPSLTDVTRVVVTEEVILQGAEPTLVRDPARDGAAAGR; encoded by the coding sequence TTGGGTAACTCCGACCCGAATGGCACGGACCCGACCTGCTCGTTCTGCGGTAAGAAAAGGGACAAGGACCGGCTGGTCGAAGGGCCGGGGGTGGCCATCTGCGACGGATGTGTCGACCTCTGCGGCGAGGTGGTCACCGACCGGCGTCGCCAGGTGGCCGGCTTCCGGGCGGACGCGCTGCCGCGCCCCCATGACATCCGCGCATTCCTGGACACCTACGTGGTCGGCCAGGACCGGGCCAAGATGGCGCTCTCCGTGGCGCTCTACAGCCACTACAAGCGGGTCCGGCTGAACACCTCCGGACAGCGGACCACCGACGTCGAGCTGACCAAGTCGAACATCCTCCTGCTCGGGCCCACCGGCTCGGGCAAGACGTTGCTGGCCCAGAGCCTGGCCCGCAACCTGGACGTGCCGTTCACCGTCGCCGACGCGACGACGCTGACCGAGGCCGGCTACATCGGTGAGGACGTCGACTCGATCCTGACCCGGCTCGTCCAGGCCGCCGGCAACGACATCCGGAAGGCCGAGACCGGCATCGTCTACATCGACGAGATCGACAAGATCGCCAGCAGTTCCGGCAAGGCCGGCGGGTCGCGCGACGTCTCGGGGGAGGGTGTCCAGCAGGCGTTACTCAAGATGCTGGAAGGCACCGTGGTCACCCTGGCCCAGAACGCCCGTTCGGCCACCGCGGCCAGCGGTCGGGGCTACGCGGGCCGGGAACCGACCCGGATCGACACGTCGAACATCCTCTTCGTGGTCGGTGGCGCGTTCGCCGGGCTGGAGGACATCGTCGCCGCGCGGGTCGGCCGCAACAACCTGGGGTTCGGTGGGGCCATCCGCTCGCGGGCCGACGATGCGGAGATCGACTACTTCGCGCAGGTCATGCCGGAGGATCTGATCGCCTTCGGCATGATCCCGGAGTTCATCGGACGGCTGCCGATCATCACCTCGGTGCAGAAGCTGGACCAGGCCACCCTGGTCAAGGTGCTGACCGAGCCGAGGAACGCCCTGTCCAAGCAGTACCGGCTGATGTTCGAGCTCGACGACGTCGAGCTGGAGTTCGCCCCCGGCGCACTGGAGGCCGTGGCGGATCAGGCGATCCGGCGGGGCACCGGGGCGCGCGGGCTACGTGCCATCCTCGAACAGGCGCTCATCACCACGATGTACGACGTGCCGTCGCTGACCGACGTGACCAGGGTCGTGGTGACCGAGGAGGTCATCCTCCAGGGCGCGGAGCCGACCCTGGTACGTGACCCGGCCCGCGACGGCGCGGCGGCCGGACGCTGA